The sequence below is a genomic window from Thermodesulfobacteriota bacterium.
TCTTTTAGGCCCTTCGGGATGTGGCAAAACAACTGCATTGCGTTTAATTGCCGGCCTGGAAAGACCCGAAAGGGGAGAAATCCGAATCAACGAGCGCCTGGTCAGTTCTCCAAGAAAGCTGATTCCGCCATATAATCGTTCGATCAGCATGGTATTCCAGGACCTGGCCTTGTGGCCGCATATGAATGTGGAGAAACACATCGATTTTGCCCTGGTGTCGCATATTAAAAGCAACAAAATAAAATCGGAAAAAACAAAAAAAATATTACACTTGGTACACCTTGAAAAGCACTCCGAAAGTTATCCCCACCAGCTATCCGGCGGGGAAAAACAACGTCTCGCACTGGCCAGGGCGCTGGTAAATGAGCCGAAAATATTACTTCTGGATGAGCCTTTCTCTGGGCTGGATACCGATTTAAGAAATGAAATGCTTCATCAAACAAAAAGAATTATCAACAAAATGAACATGACTACCATTTATGTCACCCATGATGAAAGAGAAGCGGTTTTTATAGCCGATAGAATCATGCTGATAAAAAGCGGCAAGATCAATCAAATAAAAATTACGAATAAAAAAATAATCTGTTTGAATAATAAAATACATAACAGCCAGACAAGGGAAAGAGAAAATGAAAAGAGAATTCAGCATTAAACGGATATCCGGTTTGAATTTCATGCTCCTGGTTTCGATTTTACTTGTTTTTTCACTGCCGCCTGCCCACGCAGGTCGATTGCTGCATGCGGTCCGTATTGAGCCACAAAAAATTGATGTCTTTAAAAACGAAACAGTACAGATTTCCTGGCACCAGTCAGAAGAAGGCAATCTGGACGTTTTTATTTGTAATTTGGATGGAATAATAGTCCGAACATTTTACCACCGGGAAGATTTAAAAAGCGGCAGTTATATCGTAGCCTGGGATGGCCGCGATACTTCGGGAAGATTATGTCCCAATGGGATATACATACCCATTATAAAAATCAGATCAAAAAGATGGGGCCGTGAGCTTTATAATCCCACCGACTCTCCCTGGGGAGAGGATCGCACCATAAAAGATTTGAATTATGATTTCAAGAGCCGGACCATCAATTATACCCTAGCCAAACCGATGCTGTGCAAAATGAGAGTCGGACTAAAAGAAGGGGGGCCTTGTTATAAAACTATATTCGAATGGCAGCCGCATGAGGCGGGATATCATGAAAAACAATGGGACGGGAAGGATTTAAACGGTATTGTCGAGGTATGGAAAAAAGATAAATTTCAGATTGTACTCGATGGGTTTTCAGTACCCAAAGAGGCCATATTCCTTGAAGGGTCTGAAAATCCGTCCCACCGGTTTAAAGGAATTGAAAAAAGATTTTCCCTTAATCCGCCGCGGGGGGAAAAAATTATGGTCCATGCGCTGCATAAAAGAGAGTTTTGCCATGACATACCGATAAAAGTAGATTTGATTGGCACCCGGGGAACCATAAAAGGCAGCCCGATCATTGGTGGTACTGCCGATATCAAAGTGATGACTGCATATAAAAGCGATTTGGAGCATATCATACGGGAAAGATTTGAACTCTATCAGTTTATGGATGGAAATTTTGTATATGAAGCTCCCCAAAAAACACTGCCTGTTATTATGAAACTAAATACGAACAAGTTTACCAACGGACTCCATATATTCACGATTAATCTAAGAACCTCGGAAGATCATGTGGGAACCTATTCAATGAAAGTATATATCAAGAACTGAACCATGGACCAAAATTAAAGAAGAATAAGGGGGATAGCCATGTCCACCAGGCTGATTGAATATAAAAGGTTGATGACTGCAGTCATTTTTATTTTAGGTATCGGCATCAGCGCCTATGCTCAGGAGATTGTTAATTATTCCTATGATGATATGAACCGTTTGGAAAGAGCCGTTTATGCAGATGGTTCCGTGGTTGATTATACCTATGATTTAATGGGAAATCGCTTCACTAAAAACATTGCGGTAAACGGCTCCCCTGCCAACAATACACCCAACATGCCCGCGCAGCCGTCACCGGCCGATGCAGTAACGAACGTCGATCCGTTAAGTGTGTCAATCTCATGGAACGGCAGTGACCCGGATGTCGGGGATGAGCTGTTACCTCATCTGACCCTGTATTGTATGCCAGGACACGATCCACTGAAGTGCAAATCGAACCACTTGATATTTTAAAAACCTATTTCTGGAAAATCGTTGTCAAGGATTCTCGCGGAGGCATGACAGCAGGACCGGTCTGGAGCTTTACGACGATTAATAATCCACCCAACGCACCGGTATATCAACTGCCGCATCATTCAGGCGAAATCGTACCGGAAAATGTACGCTTAACCTGGGCAGAAGCAACAGACCCCAATCCGGGCGATACTATCAGCGGTTATGATATTTATTTCGGGACCACATCCAGCCCACCGCTTGCAGCAAGTAATCACAATGACACCCATTATTCGGCCGGAAATTTGAATCCGGATACCACCTATTTTTGGAAAATTGTCGCCAGAGACAATCATGACGCCCAAAGCCCAGGCAGTCCGCTATGGTCTTTTAAAACCTATGACCATGCACCGGTGGTTCTTTCCAACCCCACCTATTCATCCGATACCACCCTGACTAAAAATGGTGGACCGTATATTGTTCAGGGTTCGATGACGATAGATCTCGGGGTTGTGTTAACCATTGAACCCGGTACAATTTTCAAATTTGAAAACGGCGCAACACTGAAAGTAAACGGGACGCTGGCTGCTCAAGGCAATGCAGGAAATCAAATCATTTTTACTTCCTGTAAGGATGATCGTTACGGGGGCGATACGAATGGCGACGGGAATGCGTCCGCGCCGGATCGGGGTGACTGGGGAGGCATTTCGGTAACCATCGGACCCAGCAGTGGAGCAGTGACCTTAAAATATTGCCGTATCGAATTTGCAACCACCGGGATTTCGGTTGCTGTTGACGGCAATAGTGCGGCATTGACTATTACCGAAAATGTCATCCGGAACCACTTGGAAGACGGGATATTTGTTGACGGGCGCAATGGTGCATCCATCAGCGCAGCTCTAAGCAATAATCAGGTTGAGGAAAACGGCGGAAACGGCATTCATTTTTACACCACAGATCAGTCTTCCCAGCTATCCGGACAAATTTCAGCGTCCGTCATTTCTCAAAATGAAGGATATGGCATCTATGTGCATACCTATAGCAAGGCTTTATGTGATCTGGATATAATCGGCAACACCATCGGTCACAATCAGGACAGTGGTATTTACGCTTTTTCTCATTACGCTTATCAATACACAACATTATTGACCATTAAGAATAATACCATTGATGAAAGTGGAACCGGCATTTACTGTTATGCGGCATTAAGCGAAATGAGCGCCGATATTATCGGGAATGTGTGCCGTAACGGAAACGACGGAATTAAA
It includes:
- a CDS encoding ABC transporter ATP-binding protein; amino-acid sequence: MIELCSIDHSYGKKRVLNGLNLKVDSGECLALLGPSGCGKTTALRLIAGLERPERGEIRINERLVSSPRKLIPPYNRSISMVFQDLALWPHMNVEKHIDFALVSHIKSNKIKSEKTKKILHLVHLEKHSESYPHQLSGGEKQRLALARALVNEPKILLLDEPFSGLDTDLRNEMLHQTKRIINKMNMTTIYVTHDEREAVFIADRIMLIKSGKINQIKITNKKIICLNNKIHNSQTRERENEKRIQH
- a CDS encoding RHS repeat domain-containing protein; translated protein: MSTRLIEYKRLMTAVIFILGIGISAYAQEIVNYSYDDMNRLERAVYADGSVVDYTYDLMGNRFTKNIAVNGSPANNTPNMPAQPSPADAVTNVDPLSVSISWNGSDPDVGDELLPHLTLYCMPGHDPLKCKSNHLIF
- a CDS encoding right-handed parallel beta-helix repeat-containing protein gives rise to the protein MQIEPLDILKTYFWKIVVKDSRGGMTAGPVWSFTTINNPPNAPVYQLPHHSGEIVPENVRLTWAEATDPNPGDTISGYDIYFGTTSSPPLAASNHNDTHYSAGNLNPDTTYFWKIVARDNHDAQSPGSPLWSFKTYDHAPVVLSNPTYSSDTTLTKNGGPYIVQGSMTIDLGVVLTIEPGTIFKFENGATLKVNGTLAAQGNAGNQIIFTSCKDDRYGGDTNGDGNASAPDRGDWGGISVTIGPSSGAVTLKYCRIEFATTGISVAVDGNSAALTITENVIRNHLEDGIFVDGRNGASISAALSNNQVEENGGNGIHFYTTDQSSQLSGQISASVISQNEGYGIYVHTYSKALCDLDIIGNTIGHNQDSGIYAFSHYAYQYTTLLTIKNNTIDESGTGIYCYAALSEMSADIIGNVCRNGNDGIKCIGYSGARPLYALITDNEVYANSNIGIYCYSRSAKLYPEIRQNKVYNNQNGGVHCLRYDEGVNHIIEPVITLNEVYENEGYGIFCHTSAEAILLYNEVRSNLSTGVYIKDNDVSVIHFNNMYNNAGSSEMENGNTTAVNARFNYWGSYGTYEIESGNNPKNISRIYDIYDDIERGTAYYMPSLPSILALPSTHVSKITSPLTDHEQKSSVVNIKGIAVSPNGVDFVEVSTDNGMTWTTADGAESWNIELTFPGDGTYTVLSRVTDKLSQVETPGSGVTFTVNSSLPTTKGTLTGNETWSGEVAITGDVIVPQGVTLTIDPG